Within Bacillus sp. Marseille-Q1617, the genomic segment GATGGCTGCTATAGGGGATAAAGGGGTGCTCTGCCTATTATCGGATAGTACAGAAGCAGAGAGACCGGGTTATACGACGTCCGAGGCTGTCATTGCCAGTCAGCTGACTGAAACGTTCCGAACTGCCAAAGGGAGGATTATTGTCGCATGCTTCGCTTCCAATCTTATTCGCTTGCAGCAAGTCTTTGATGCTGCTGAACAAAATAACCGTAAAGTTGCGGTTGTGGGAAAAAGCTTGAAGCGAGTATATGATGTGGCATTAAAACTCGGTTATTTGCATATACGCGATGAAATCATGATAACGCTCGATGAAATAGAAAATCATCCAAACGATGAAATTGTCATCATTGCCACCGGAAATCAAGGCGAGCCTTTTGAAGCATTACAGCGCATGGCAAAGAAGTCCCATCGATTAGTTAATATCGAGTCAGGTGATACGGTGCTTATCACAGCTACTCCGTCGCCAGGTATGGAAGTAATCATCGGCAGGACCGTCGATATGTTATTCAGGGCAGGAGCAGAGGTGCTGACTGCGAATAAAAAAGTCCATGTTTCAGGACACGGCAGTCAGGAAGATTTAAAGTTCATGCTGAATATCATGAAGCCAAAACATTTTATACCGATCCAGGGTGAATATAAAATGCTTGTTGCACATTCCAAGGTTGCACATGATATCGGGTTGCCATATAAAAAGATCTTTATCTTGGATAAAGGAGATGTCCTTGAATATAAAGGCGGAAAAATGAAAATGAGCGGCAGGGTACAGGCAGGAAATGTCCTCATCGACGGAAGCGGAGTGGGTGATGTAGGAAATATCGTTCTTCGTGACCGAAAGCTCCTTTCAGAAGATGGTGTATTCACAGTTGTGGTGACAATTAACCGCAGATCCAAGACAATCGTGGCGGGTCCTGAGATCATATCGCGCGGATTTGTTTATGTAAGGGAATCTGAGGAGTTGATCGAAGGGGCATCCGGCATAGTCAGTGATGTCGTTCAAACGTATCTCCAAAAAGGTTCATTTGAATGGTCTGCCATCAAACAGGACATCCGCGACCAGCTCAATTACTATCTATTCAACAAAACAAGAAGAAGACCGATGATACTGCCGATCATCATGGAAGTGTAAGACCTTCTTCCAAGAAAGAAAGAGGCTGGGACAAAAGTGTTTTAGCCTAAGTAAAACCCGAATTAATTCGCCTTCCAGCTGGCAAATTAGTTCGGGTTTTTAGTTTACATGTAGATTTTACATGTTAGCTATTTCCAGCGGTTGATTGGAGTGCAAGACGCAGACTCCTGCGGGAAGAGTAGCTAATGTGAGACCCCGCAGGAGCGTAGCGACGAGGAGGCTCACGGGCTGCCCGCGGAAAGCGAAGTCTTGCACGGAAATCATTAGCGTTGTTAGAGTCTACTCTAGAATGTTCGTCTTTAGACCGAGGTTTTATAGTTTGGTCCCAGCCTCTTTTTGATTCCACAAGCAGTATTCTAAGAATAGAAACAGTCATAGAAGCAGCCGAGGGGCCACCGGCCAAGCTGCCAGCATACCGGAAGCAGTTTCAGAAGTGTTGATTGATGGTATGAAAAAGTGTTCTTTTTTCAATAATAACAAGAGAAGAGGATTGAAAAAAGGAGATGTCATTATGAACGAAAACCAATTGAACATGAATCAAGAGCAGCCGGCACAGCCAAATAAAGGTGACGAGGATAGTAAAGAAAAGCCATCTGGATTAATGGAAAAGATACAACAGTTAGGACAAACCAATGTACCTCAGCTTTCACAGGACTCAAATATCCACTGCCTGACAATTGTAGGTCAGATTGAAGGTCATATGCAGCTGCCGCCGCAAAATAAAACGACAAAATATGAACACGTGATTCCTCAATTAGTGGCGATAGAGCAAAATCCGAAAATAGAGGGTGTGGTAGTCATCCTGAATACTGTCGGTGGTGATGTGGAAGCGGGACTGGCTATTTCCGAAATGCTTGCCTCATTGTCAAAACCGACTGTTTCCGTTGTATTGGGCGGGGGACACAGTATCGGGGTGCCGATAGCTGTTTCCTGTAACTATTCATATATTGCCAGTACCGCAACCATGACAATCCATCCAGTCCGTCTGACAGGACTGGTCATCGGTGTACCGCAGACATTTGAATACCTTGATAAAATGCAGGACCGCGTCGTCAGTTTTGTCACAAAGCACAGTAATATTACAGAAGAAGCATTTAAAGACCTTATGTTTGCAAAAGGTAATCTCACGCGTGATATCGGTACGAATGTAGTGGGAGATGATGCCGTTGATTATGGATTGATAGATGGTATCGGAGGTATAGGTGAAGCAATTCGCAAAATCAATGAATTGATCGAAATGAAAAAGCAAAGTGATGAAAAAGAGGGGTTGATACAATGATCTTATATACAACCGTCCCACAAGAGCAGATCTATCCAACCGATGCTGAGGAATTCAGCGGTCAGATGATGGTAGAGCATGATGGTGTGCCGCTTCTTGTACAGCGCGTGGATAATAAATATCGGATTATCCGCATCATGAGCAGCGACCCCGCACATTATCTGAACAGTACGATATGTCCAGGTGAATTTATCACGAATTAAGGACGAAAGAGGATTTTCTGAAAATATTGGATATGCTATAATAAATGTGGAAGAGAAATATCCGTAACGTAAACCATACTCCATTTTAACGGGAAGGGTCTGACACCTAGGCACATGATATGCCCCAAGTGATCAGCCCTTTCTTCAATTACATAACAACAAAGAATTTATAGAATTTAGGTGAAACATATTGGCAAAACGAAAAAAACGAAAGAAGCGTTCTTCAACAAGTGCTTCTCTGAAACAAACGATCAAATATGAGATTACCGGACTGGCTCTAATGGCATTAAGTTTGATCTCCATCATAGAGCTTGGAGCAGTGGGAAAGGCATTCGTGTATTTCTTTCGGTTTTTTCTTGGGGAATGGTATATGGCTGCATTATTATGGGTCATCTATATTGCAGGCTACCTGATGATTAAAAGGGAAGTCCCTTTATTATTCAGCAGACGGTTACTAGGACTTTATATTATTATCGCAAGTTTTTTACTTTTAAGTCATGTGAAATTATTTGATTTATTGTCCAATAACGGGATGTTTGAAAATCCCAGTGTCATCATGAACACGTGGGATTTATACTGGATGGATGTGAATGGAGAGACCAGTACCTCAGATCTTGGGGGAGGGATGATCGGCAGTATCTTATTTGCCGTTTCATATTTCCTGTTTGATTCACAGGGTGCCCGGATTGTGAGTGCAACCTTTATTTTGATAGGGATCATCCTGGTAACGGGAAAGTCACTTGGCGAGGTATTGGGAAAAATCGGATCTCGTTTTCGGGTGTTTTTGAGCGGCCAATGGGCTGCTTTCAAAAGTGACATGAATGATTGGAAGGAATCCAAAGGAAAGAAAAAAGCAGAAAAACAACAGAAAGCAAAAACTGCAGAGAAAAAGAAAGATGCAGCTGATGATCAGGAAGATGTGCAGGAAGAAGAGAAAATTGAGCCTATCATCTCAAATTTTGCGGAAAGAGCTTACGGGGGCATACCTGGAGATAAAGAAAAAGATAAAGAGGAAGCAAGTGGCCCTATTGGTGAATCTGCAAAGCCGACAGCTCAAACACAAAACAGCAAAGTGGAAGAAGATGGAGCTGATACTACACCGCCTATCACGTTTACCGAGGTCGAAAATAAAGATTATAAACTGCCTTCGCTGGCATTATTAAAAAGCCCTAAACAGACCGATCAAAGCAATGAGTATCAATTGATACATGCCAATGCCGCAAAGCTGGAAAGGACATTTCAAAGCTTCGGTGTCAAAGCTAAAGTGACCCAGGTTCATCTCGGTCCCGCGGTAACCAAGTATGAAGTCCATCCGGATGTCGGAGTCAAGGTAAGCAGAATTGTAAATTTGAGCGATGACCTGGCTTTAGCATTAGCTGCAAAAGACATTCGAATAGAGGCACCGATCCCCGGAAAGTCAGCTATCGGGATCGAAGTACCGAATTCTGAAGTCGCAATGGTTTCTTTACGGGAGGTACTTGAGTCTAAGCAGCATAATAAACCTGAATCCAAACTTCAAATTGGGCTTGGGAGAGACATAACAGGTGAAGCAGTACTGGCTGAGCTGAATAAGATGCCTCACCTGCTTGTTGCCGGGGCAACAGGAAGCGGGAAGAGTGTATGCATCAACGGCATCATTACAAGTATATTGATGCGTGCAAAACCCCACGAAGTAAAATTGATGATGATCGATCCGAAGATGGTAGAATTAAATGTTTACAATGGAGTGCCGCATCTGCTTGCACCTGTCGTCACTGATGCAAAAAAAGCGTCACAGGCATTAAAGAAGGTTGTCAGTGAGATGGAACGGCGTTATGAATTATTTTCACACACAGGTACAAGGAATATTGAAGGATACAACGAATATGTAAGAAGACAGAATGCAGAGAATGAAGAAAAGCAGCCATTACTTCCGTACATTGTGGTTATTGTTGATGAATTGGCTGACTTGATGATGGTAGCCTCGAACGATGTTGAGGATGCAATCACCAGACTTGCCCAAATGGCTCGAGCAGCGGGAATCCATTTAATTATCGCTACCCAGAGGCCTTCTGTGGATGTCATTACCGGCGTGATCAAAGCGAATATACCTTCCCGTATTGCCTTTGCTGTATCTTCGCAAACGGATTCCAGAACCATATTGGACTCCGGGGGGGCTGAAAAGCTATTAGGCCGCGGAGATATGCTGTTCATGCCTGTCGGCGCTTCCAAGCCGACAAGGGTCCAGGGCGCATTTTTATCCGATGAAGAAGTGGAGGAAGTAGTGGATTTCGTGATATCACAACAAAAAGCGCAATATCAGGAAGAAATGATTCCTGATGATGTACCTGAAGAAGCAGGCAGCGGGGAAGCGGAGGATGAATTGTATAACGATGCTGTTCAATTGATTGCCGAAATGCAAACTGCTTCAGTTTCCATGCTTCAGCGCAGATTCAGAATTGGATATACAAGGGCTGCTCGTTTAATAGACGAAATGGAAGTAAGAGGAGTAGTCGGTCCATATGAAGGAAGCAAGCCCAGGACTGTGCTGGTCGGTAAACCTTCTGAAGAACAAAACGCATAAATGAATTAGTTTGTGACAACGAGTGAAGTTATCCTTAAAAAAGGGAGCTTCACTTTTTTTATGCGGTTTCATAACGGATCTTTTGCAAAATTGACGGGGAAGCGTCATTGCTGTTGGAAAATTAGATTTAAAGGGGAAAAATGACCCGCTCATTAAGAGTAACAATAAAGATGTCCGTTGAATGAATCTATAGATTACTAAATCAAAGTACATTAAAATAAACGCTTCATTTTCTTGTATTCTAGTTTATCCACCAATGTGATATACTATTAAAAGCGTTTACATTCAGAAGATAATTATTTCAATAATGTAATAACAAGCCGTGTGAAGTGATGAAATGTAAAAACGGAGTAAAATTTGTCATGTAAATATGAAATAATACCTCTGTTTCTCCTATTAATTACCATTTTTATTTTCAGAATTGTCTTATTGGTCTTTTTTTTCGACAAAATCACATAATGCTATTTATTTATTAAAAGAAAAGTGTTATAGTATTTTCGATTAGTAGGAAAGATATACATCAGAGGTCTGATGTCTTGAGAAAATTTGGTGGTGGTTCCAGTGACGATAAAAACAGACAATCGACATTTATACTTACAAGTTATTGACCGTTTGAAAAAGGATATTGATGCAGGAGTTTATAAAGAAAAAGAAAAACTTCCGTCTGAATTTGATCTTTCCAAACAACTGGGTGTTTCTAGAGCGACCCTCAGGGAAGCGTTAAGAATCCTTGAGGAAGAAAGTGTCATTATACGCCGGCATGGTGTAGGAACCTTTGTAAACGCTAAACCCCTGTTCACTTCAGGGATTGAGCAATTGAACAGTGTTTCCAACATGATTAAGCAGGCAGGAATGGAGCCAGGAACCATTTTCTTAAGCTCAACTACTCAAGAAGCAACTGAGGATGATGTTAAGAGGTTTCAAAGTGAAGAAGAGGAAAACATTATTCTGGTCGAACGCGTTCGGACAGCT encodes:
- a CDS encoding GntR family transcriptional regulator; the encoded protein is MTIKTDNRHLYLQVIDRLKKDIDAGVYKEKEKLPSEFDLSKQLGVSRATLREALRILEEESVIIRRHGVGTFVNAKPLFTSGIEQLNSVSNMIKQAGMEPGTIFLSSTTQEATEDDVKRFQSEEEENIILVERVRTANGEPVVYCVDKIPERVLTRNFTHEDNSIFSVLENRENRRITHAVAQIEPMGYHDKISPILNCEPETALLVLKQMHFDENDEPILYSVNYFRSDKFSFHVLRKRV
- a CDS encoding YlzJ-like family protein, with protein sequence MILYTTVPQEQIYPTDAEEFSGQMMVEHDGVPLLVQRVDNKYRIIRIMSSDPAHYLNSTICPGEFITN
- a CDS encoding DNA translocase FtsK yields the protein MAKRKKRKKRSSTSASLKQTIKYEITGLALMALSLISIIELGAVGKAFVYFFRFFLGEWYMAALLWVIYIAGYLMIKREVPLLFSRRLLGLYIIIASFLLLSHVKLFDLLSNNGMFENPSVIMNTWDLYWMDVNGETSTSDLGGGMIGSILFAVSYFLFDSQGARIVSATFILIGIILVTGKSLGEVLGKIGSRFRVFLSGQWAAFKSDMNDWKESKGKKKAEKQQKAKTAEKKKDAADDQEDVQEEEKIEPIISNFAERAYGGIPGDKEKDKEEASGPIGESAKPTAQTQNSKVEEDGADTTPPITFTEVENKDYKLPSLALLKSPKQTDQSNEYQLIHANAAKLERTFQSFGVKAKVTQVHLGPAVTKYEVHPDVGVKVSRIVNLSDDLALALAAKDIRIEAPIPGKSAIGIEVPNSEVAMVSLREVLESKQHNKPESKLQIGLGRDITGEAVLAELNKMPHLLVAGATGSGKSVCINGIITSILMRAKPHEVKLMMIDPKMVELNVYNGVPHLLAPVVTDAKKASQALKKVVSEMERRYELFSHTGTRNIEGYNEYVRRQNAENEEKQPLLPYIVVIVDELADLMMVASNDVEDAITRLAQMARAAGIHLIIATQRPSVDVITGVIKANIPSRIAFAVSSQTDSRTILDSGGAEKLLGRGDMLFMPVGASKPTRVQGAFLSDEEVEEVVDFVISQQKAQYQEEMIPDDVPEEAGSGEAEDELYNDAVQLIAEMQTASVSMLQRRFRIGYTRAARLIDEMEVRGVVGPYEGSKPRTVLVGKPSEEQNA
- a CDS encoding ClpP family protease, coding for MNQEQPAQPNKGDEDSKEKPSGLMEKIQQLGQTNVPQLSQDSNIHCLTIVGQIEGHMQLPPQNKTTKYEHVIPQLVAIEQNPKIEGVVVILNTVGGDVEAGLAISEMLASLSKPTVSVVLGGGHSIGVPIAVSCNYSYIASTATMTIHPVRLTGLVIGVPQTFEYLDKMQDRVVSFVTKHSNITEEAFKDLMFAKGNLTRDIGTNVVGDDAVDYGLIDGIGGIGEAIRKINELIEMKKQSDEKEGLIQ
- a CDS encoding ribonuclease J; its protein translation is MSKTKNEVIRIIPLGGVGEIGKNMYVVEVDHEIFIIDAGLMFPENEMLGIDIVIPDIQYLIEHKDRVKGIFLTHGHEDSIGAISYVLNRIKAPVYGTKLTNALVKARLKDAHVEEDVKFFNVHSDSLLNFDGVQVSFFRTTHSIPDSVGVCIHTSEGVIVHTGEFKFDQSAKHLYRPDLGKMAAIGDKGVLCLLSDSTEAERPGYTTSEAVIASQLTETFRTAKGRIIVACFASNLIRLQQVFDAAEQNNRKVAVVGKSLKRVYDVALKLGYLHIRDEIMITLDEIENHPNDEIVIIATGNQGEPFEALQRMAKKSHRLVNIESGDTVLITATPSPGMEVIIGRTVDMLFRAGAEVLTANKKVHVSGHGSQEDLKFMLNIMKPKHFIPIQGEYKMLVAHSKVAHDIGLPYKKIFILDKGDVLEYKGGKMKMSGRVQAGNVLIDGSGVGDVGNIVLRDRKLLSEDGVFTVVVTINRRSKTIVAGPEIISRGFVYVRESEELIEGASGIVSDVVQTYLQKGSFEWSAIKQDIRDQLNYYLFNKTRRRPMILPIIMEV